One genomic segment of Paenibacillus durus includes these proteins:
- a CDS encoding APC family permease: MVSRVKRLLIGRPRKSTELDQEKLSKLKALAVLSSDALSSVAYGTEQILIVLVAAGFTAIWYSLPIALAVLGLLAILILSYRQTIFSYPQGGGAYIVAKDNLGVSTGLLAGGSLLVDYILTVAVSASAGTDAITSAFPSLHEHSVAIAVTVIIILTIINLRGVTESASFIAIPVYLFVLSIVVLIISGLVKYAVGGGHAAVPEIGSAVSNVSLFLLLKAFSSGCSALTGVEAVSNAIPNFKAPAEKNAAKTLMMMGLILGFMFTGITLLAYWYGITPSTKETVVSQIAESTFGRGVLYYGIQAITAVILFLAANTAYSAFPLLSFMLAKDKYLPHAFMVRGDRLGFSNGIIFLGVASSLLVAAFHGETGNLIPLYAVGVFIPFTLSQLGMMVRWFKLKPAGWQGKFAVNTVGMLTTLTITLIFIITKFANVWVAFIFLPIVMLIFFRIHRHFMNTADELRIQLDKDKPVIKGSTIVIPVSAVTRAVLNSISYAKSLTDNVVAVYIGFDEEEIRKMEQKWEEWDPGVRLIVLRSRYRSVLRPLVKFIDTVEWKTAETDHITVLIPQFITKHWWQAILHNQTSVFIRTYLMNNKDIVVATVPYHLNK, encoded by the coding sequence ATGGTAAGCAGAGTAAAACGACTATTAATCGGTCGTCCCAGAAAATCGACCGAACTCGACCAGGAAAAGCTTTCCAAGCTGAAGGCACTCGCCGTTCTATCGTCAGATGCCCTTTCGTCCGTTGCTTACGGAACAGAGCAGATTTTGATCGTGCTGGTAGCTGCCGGTTTTACAGCCATCTGGTACTCTTTGCCGATTGCACTCGCCGTACTGGGATTGCTGGCGATTCTGATTTTATCTTACCGGCAGACCATATTTTCTTATCCTCAAGGCGGGGGAGCCTATATTGTAGCCAAGGATAATCTCGGCGTTTCCACAGGGCTTCTGGCCGGTGGTTCCCTGCTTGTGGACTACATTCTGACGGTTGCCGTAAGCGCCTCGGCCGGAACGGATGCGATCACCTCGGCATTTCCGAGCCTTCACGAGCATTCAGTGGCCATTGCGGTTACGGTGATTATCATACTGACGATAATTAACCTCCGCGGTGTTACCGAATCGGCATCCTTCATTGCCATCCCGGTATATTTGTTCGTCTTGTCCATTGTGGTTTTGATCATTTCCGGACTGGTTAAATACGCGGTCGGCGGCGGTCATGCCGCTGTTCCCGAAATCGGCTCAGCTGTTTCCAATGTCAGTCTGTTCCTGCTTCTTAAGGCTTTCAGCTCCGGCTGTTCGGCCCTGACCGGGGTCGAGGCTGTATCCAATGCGATCCCGAACTTTAAGGCTCCAGCGGAGAAGAATGCCGCCAAGACACTGATGATGATGGGACTCATTCTGGGATTCATGTTTACCGGCATTACGCTGCTGGCATACTGGTACGGCATTACCCCGAGTACAAAAGAAACGGTGGTTTCTCAAATTGCCGAATCGACCTTCGGACGGGGTGTCCTCTATTACGGCATTCAAGCGATAACGGCCGTAATCCTGTTTCTGGCCGCTAATACGGCTTACTCGGCCTTCCCGCTGCTGTCGTTCATGCTGGCGAAAGATAAATATTTGCCCCATGCCTTTATGGTTCGCGGCGACCGTCTTGGCTTCTCGAACGGTATTATTTTTCTCGGAGTGGCTTCGTCGCTGCTTGTGGCGGCATTTCACGGTGAAACCGGAAATCTGATTCCGCTTTATGCCGTCGGCGTATTTATCCCTTTCACTCTGTCCCAGCTCGGTATGATGGTGCGCTGGTTCAAGCTGAAGCCGGCCGGCTGGCAAGGCAAATTTGCCGTAAATACGGTTGGTATGCTTACAACTCTTACCATTACGCTTATTTTTATCATCACCAAATTCGCGAACGTATGGGTAGCCTTTATTTTCCTTCCGATCGTAATGCTCATCTTCTTCCGCATTCACCGACATTTTATGAATACGGCCGATGAGCTTCGGATTCAGCTCGATAAGGATAAGCCGGTGATCAAGGGAAGTACGATCGTTATTCCGGTATCCGCTGTAACCCGGGCGGTGCTTAATTCAATCAGCTATGCGAAATCGCTGACGGATAATGTGGTTGCCGTATACATCGGCTTTGACGAGGAAGAGATTCGCAAGATGGAGCAGAAATGGGAGGAATGGGACCCCGGAGTGCGTCTTATCGTGCTTCGTTCACGGTACCGCAGTGTCTTGCGCCCGCTGGTTAAATTTATCGATACGGTGGAATGGAAGACCGCTGAGACGGACCATATTACCGTTCTGATCCCTCAATTTATCACCAAGCACTGGTGGCAGGCTATCCTGCATAATCAGACGAGTGTCT
- a CDS encoding disulfide oxidoreductase has product MSAFSTFLRRHCLYLAWFVSLVAVAGSLYLSEVLKYEPCKLCWFQRIFMYPQVFLLGIATYRNDKRIIPYVLPLCVIGGSISLYHYAEQKIPALGTVVPCSIGVPCTKDYLNFFGFITIPLLALTAFVLIFVLLWNGRESAEENSEETGDGFTQVE; this is encoded by the coding sequence ATGAGCGCATTTTCCACCTTCTTAAGGCGGCATTGTCTCTATCTGGCCTGGTTTGTATCTTTGGTCGCTGTAGCAGGCAGCCTTTACCTGAGCGAAGTGTTAAAATACGAACCCTGCAAGCTGTGCTGGTTCCAGCGGATTTTTATGTACCCTCAAGTTTTTCTTCTGGGTATCGCAACCTACCGTAATGACAAGCGGATTATTCCGTATGTGCTGCCGTTATGCGTGATAGGCGGAAGCATATCCCTGTATCATTACGCGGAACAGAAAATTCCGGCGCTGGGCACAGTGGTTCCTTGTAGCATCGGTGTTCCTTGTACGAAGGATTATTTAAATTTTTTCGGTTTTATCACCATTCCGCTGTTGGCGCTAACGGCTTTTGTGCTTATTTTTGTATTGCTGTGGAACGGCAGAGAGAGCGCAGAAGAGAATTCCGAAGAAACTGGGGACGGGTTCACTCAGGTAGAGTAG
- a CDS encoding DsbA family protein yields MSKSKKNRTTSSSKIKQERRQAELERQKKTRILLIGTILIAVVIFAGLFVLATKNTGNPGGSGSPASFNYDELPRLGKADAPIKLVEFGDFKCPACARFSVGIKPLLVQEYIETGKAALYFVNMSFIGPDSKTASLAALSVYHQNSEAFWTYYDALYANQGDENAEWATEDFLVELAQNEKLPIDYDLLRKDIQNRTYADELARDNAVAKTNHVTSTPSLFINGVRASDPFNLGAIAAEIESAAKAAEAE; encoded by the coding sequence TTGAGCAAATCGAAGAAAAACAGGACGACCTCCTCTTCCAAGATCAAGCAAGAAAGGCGCCAGGCCGAACTGGAGAGGCAGAAGAAGACCCGCATTCTATTAATCGGAACAATCCTGATCGCAGTCGTTATTTTCGCCGGTCTCTTTGTATTGGCTACCAAAAATACAGGCAATCCAGGAGGCTCCGGCAGTCCGGCATCGTTTAATTATGATGAACTTCCCAGACTTGGCAAGGCGGATGCACCGATCAAGCTGGTAGAGTTCGGCGATTTCAAATGTCCGGCCTGCGCCCGGTTCTCCGTCGGCATCAAACCTCTGCTTGTGCAAGAGTATATCGAGACAGGGAAGGCGGCGCTTTATTTTGTCAATATGTCCTTTATCGGGCCTGATTCCAAGACGGCTTCCCTTGCAGCGCTGTCAGTCTATCATCAGAATAGCGAAGCGTTCTGGACCTATTACGATGCCCTCTATGCGAACCAGGGTGATGAGAATGCCGAGTGGGCGACCGAGGATTTCCTGGTAGAGCTTGCGCAAAATGAAAAGCTCCCTATCGATTATGATCTTCTGCGCAAAGATATACAAAACCGTACATATGCGGATGAGTTGGCAAGAGATAATGCGGTTGCAAAAACTAATCATGTGACAAGTACACCATCGCTGTTTATTAACGGTGTAAGGGCCAGTGATCCTTTTAACCTTGGAGCGATTGCGGCAGAGATTGAATCAGCGGCAAAGGCGGCTGAAGCGGAATGA
- a CDS encoding hemolysin family protein, which translates to MSDPLPGLLRVGLIILLVLLNGFFVSVEYAMVKARGGRVDSLAEEGSKRALSAQGVIRNMDAYLSACQLGITLASLALGWLGEPVIAALLSPLLSGFGLGSAAVHVCSVILAFLLITVLHIVLGEMAPKTIAVNKAETVLLMTAGLIGAFYKLMYPFIWVVNGLAQGILRMFKFAPVSEMGTAHTEEEIRIIMQESNKSGLIDNTEMALVDNIFGFADTTAREIMIPRTEMISLNIHSSVQENLQIAFEGMRTRYPVCEGDKDHIIGFIHMKDMIRENALNLNELIRPVLTVPESIQISALLKTMQKAKTQIAILIDEYGGTSGLVTLEDIMEEIVGEIQDEFDQERPEIEKIGEEEYSLDGLLLIEEVNSRFDMQLETEDYDTIGGWLYSRLEANPPHKGQFVEYGSHLFIVEETDNKRISRIKLLKMEPLAEEAGA; encoded by the coding sequence TTGAGCGACCCTTTACCCGGTTTATTGAGAGTTGGTCTGATTATTCTTTTGGTGCTGTTAAACGGATTTTTCGTCTCTGTGGAGTACGCGATGGTAAAAGCGCGCGGAGGGCGGGTCGATTCCCTGGCTGAGGAAGGCAGCAAAAGAGCGCTGTCGGCGCAGGGCGTCATCCGCAATATGGACGCATACCTATCGGCCTGCCAGCTCGGCATCACGCTGGCTTCGCTGGCTCTGGGCTGGCTCGGAGAGCCTGTCATCGCGGCGCTGCTGTCACCGCTTTTGTCCGGATTCGGACTGGGCAGTGCGGCGGTGCATGTATGTTCTGTTATCCTTGCCTTTTTATTAATAACCGTCCTTCATATCGTGCTTGGCGAAATGGCTCCGAAGACCATCGCGGTGAACAAGGCCGAAACGGTGCTGCTGATGACCGCAGGGCTGATCGGCGCCTTTTACAAGCTGATGTATCCCTTTATTTGGGTGGTGAACGGACTTGCGCAGGGTATATTGCGAATGTTCAAGTTTGCGCCCGTTTCCGAGATGGGGACCGCGCATACAGAGGAAGAGATCCGGATTATTATGCAGGAAAGCAACAAGAGCGGACTGATCGATAATACCGAAATGGCCCTGGTGGACAATATTTTCGGATTTGCGGACACCACGGCCAGGGAAATCATGATTCCACGGACGGAAATGATCTCTCTTAACATTCATTCATCCGTCCAGGAAAATTTACAAATCGCTTTTGAAGGCATGCGGACGCGTTATCCGGTATGCGAGGGCGATAAGGACCACATTATCGGATTTATTCATATGAAGGATATGATCAGGGAAAATGCGTTGAACCTTAACGAATTGATTCGGCCGGTTCTGACGGTGCCTGAGTCGATCCAAATCAGCGCCCTGCTGAAAACGATGCAAAAGGCAAAGACGCAAATCGCGATTCTAATTGATGAATACGGAGGAACTTCAGGACTGGTCACCCTCGAGGACATTATGGAAGAGATCGTCGGGGAAATCCAGGACGAATTCGACCAGGAGCGCCCGGAAATCGAGAAGATCGGCGAGGAGGAATACTCTCTCGACGGCCTGCTGCTTATTGAAGAGGTGAACAGCCGATTCGATATGCAGCTCGAAACGGAAGATTACGACACGATTGGCGGCTGGTTGTATTCCAGACTGGAAGCCAATCCCCCGCATAAAGGGCAATTCGTAGAGTACGGAAGCCATCTGTTCATCGTAGAAGAGACGGATAACAAGCGCATCTCCCGCATTAAGCTTCTGAAAATGGAGCCGCTGGCGGAAGAAGCGGGAGCCTGA
- the gerQ gene encoding spore coat protein GerQ has protein sequence MSSGTPATGSVPPQVASGGAMTPTGAVVSGALPAYEQSYIENILRLNLGKVGTFYMTYENNSEWNAKVFKGVLEAAGRDHIIISDPTTGQRTILLMVNLDYATFDQPLVYQYPGVIGAPPVTR, from the coding sequence ATGTCTTCCGGAACGCCGGCAACCGGAAGCGTCCCCCCACAGGTAGCAAGCGGAGGTGCGATGACGCCCACAGGTGCTGTTGTCTCGGGGGCGTTGCCCGCTTACGAGCAATCTTACATCGAAAATATCCTGCGGCTTAACCTGGGCAAGGTCGGCACGTTCTATATGACCTACGAGAATAACAGCGAATGGAACGCCAAAGTCTTCAAAGGGGTATTGGAGGCTGCGGGACGGGACCACATCATTATCAGTGATCCGACTACCGGCCAACGCACGATCCTGCTGATGGTCAACCTGGATTATGCAACCTTTGACCAGCCCCTTGTGTACCAGTACCCGGGCGTCATCGGCGCTCCTCCGGTTACCCGTTAA
- a CDS encoding cell wall hydrolase, with translation MAVIKTNSEGEKVLARLMRAEAEEDGDLGMLMVGNVGVNRILGNCLDFRNIRSVNDMVFQSPGGFEATTKGYFYQRARDRDIRLARRVIGGERTHPASNALWFFRPVGNCPGTWYNQQNTGRFKAHCFFRPTQGDCPAVY, from the coding sequence GTGGCCGTCATTAAGACCAATTCGGAAGGGGAAAAAGTTCTGGCCCGGCTAATGCGGGCGGAAGCGGAGGAAGACGGGGATCTCGGCATGCTGATGGTGGGGAATGTCGGGGTTAACCGGATCCTGGGCAACTGTCTGGATTTTAGAAACATCCGGTCTGTCAACGACATGGTATTTCAGAGTCCGGGCGGATTTGAAGCAACGACCAAAGGCTATTTCTATCAACGCGCAAGGGATAGGGACATCCGCCTCGCCAGACGCGTCATCGGCGGTGAAAGAACGCATCCCGCCTCAAACGCCCTCTGGTTCTTCCGTCCCGTCGGCAATTGCCCGGGCACCTGGTATAACCAGCAGAATACCGGCCGTTTTAAAGCGCATTGCTTTTTCCGGCCCACTCAAGGGGATTGTCCAGCCGTTTACTAA
- a CDS encoding DUF2500 domain-containing protein has product MNLGPDPSWMFDFAGTVLPIFIVVMAGIIALSAGRGLLGWFRNNRMPVLTVPACIVAKRSEIRQKPPDESSISRAVMIYYLTFELEDGDRVEFKVNGSEYGVSAERDRGRLTFQGTRYHGFKREPHYSFMEER; this is encoded by the coding sequence ATGAATTTGGGGCCGGACCCATCCTGGATGTTTGATTTTGCCGGAACGGTATTGCCGATTTTTATTGTCGTGATGGCAGGCATAATCGCCCTGTCAGCCGGGAGAGGACTGCTTGGATGGTTCAGGAACAACCGTATGCCTGTACTTACCGTCCCTGCCTGCATAGTGGCCAAGCGCAGCGAGATCAGACAAAAGCCTCCGGATGAGAGCAGCATCTCCCGTGCGGTGATGATTTACTATCTAACCTTTGAACTTGAAGACGGGGATCGGGTGGAGTTCAAGGTCAACGGGAGCGAATACGGTGTCAGTGCCGAACGTGACCGGGGGCGTCTAACCTTTCAAGGCACCAGGTATCATGGTTTCAAGCGGGAACCCCATTATTCTTTTATGGAAGAACGCTAG